From a single Streptomyces liliifuscus genomic region:
- a CDS encoding fumarylacetoacetate hydrolase family protein, with amino-acid sequence MKLLRVGTSGAERPALLDAEGVLRDLSGVVPDIDGALLADEAALGRIRTAAEAGELPVLDADGLRVGPPVARIGKVVCIGLNYHDHAKETGAEPPAEPVIFFKAADTVVGPYDTVLVPRGSVKTDWEVELAVVIGRTARYLGSHEEALAHVAGYAVAHDVSEREFQIERGGTWDKGKNCETFNPLGPWLVTADEVPDPQGLGLKLWVNGELRQDGSTSDQIFSVAEVVRYVSQFMTLYPGDVINTGTPAGVALGMPEPKPFLRAGDVVQLEIEGLGRQRQEFKPA; translated from the coding sequence ATGAAGCTGCTGCGAGTCGGTACGTCAGGGGCCGAGCGGCCCGCGCTCCTCGATGCCGAGGGAGTCCTGCGGGACCTGTCGGGCGTCGTGCCGGACATCGACGGGGCGCTGCTCGCCGACGAAGCGGCGCTCGGCCGGATACGTACCGCCGCCGAGGCCGGGGAACTGCCCGTGCTCGACGCGGACGGGTTGCGGGTCGGCCCGCCGGTCGCCCGGATCGGCAAGGTCGTCTGCATCGGCCTCAACTACCACGACCACGCCAAGGAGACCGGTGCCGAGCCGCCCGCCGAGCCGGTGATCTTCTTCAAGGCTGCGGACACGGTCGTCGGGCCCTACGACACCGTGCTCGTGCCGCGCGGCTCGGTGAAGACCGACTGGGAGGTCGAGCTGGCTGTCGTCATCGGGCGTACGGCCCGGTATCTCGGCTCGCACGAGGAGGCGCTCGCGCATGTCGCCGGATACGCGGTGGCGCACGACGTGTCCGAGCGGGAGTTCCAGATCGAGCGGGGCGGGACCTGGGACAAGGGGAAGAACTGCGAGACGTTCAATCCGCTCGGGCCGTGGCTCGTGACGGCGGACGAGGTGCCCGATCCGCAGGGGCTGGGGCTGAAGTTGTGGGTCAACGGGGAGTTGCGGCAGGACGGGAGCACGTCCGACCAGATCTTCTCCGTTGCCGAAGTCGTGCGGTATGTGAGTCAGTTCATGACTCTCTATCCCGGGGACGTCATCAATACCGGGACGCCGGCGGGGGTTGCTCTGGGGATGCCCGAGCCCAAGCCGTTCTTGCGGGCGGGGGATGTCGTGCAGCTGGAGATTGAGGGGCTGGGGCGGCAGCGGCAGGAATTCAAGCCGGCGTAG
- a CDS encoding heme-degrading domain-containing protein, with protein MSTPTAPTIAELEEQELRLTLPHFTYDDAWALGTLLVELARERDAPVAIDIRRGGQQLFHAALPGSTADNDAWIDRKRRVVERYAASSLLVGTRFRAKNTTFEDSSRLDPDVYAAHGGAFPITVTGAGVIGTVVVSGLPQLEDHAMVVEALERFSTTA; from the coding sequence GTGAGCACCCCCACCGCACCGACCATCGCCGAACTGGAGGAGCAGGAGCTCCGTCTGACGCTCCCTCACTTCACGTACGACGACGCGTGGGCCCTCGGCACGCTCCTGGTCGAACTGGCCCGCGAGCGCGACGCGCCCGTCGCGATCGACATCCGCCGGGGAGGCCAGCAGCTCTTCCACGCCGCGCTTCCCGGCTCCACCGCCGACAACGACGCCTGGATCGACCGCAAGCGCCGGGTCGTCGAGCGCTACGCCGCCTCGTCCCTCCTGGTCGGCACCCGCTTCCGAGCCAAGAACACGACGTTCGAGGACTCCTCCCGCCTGGACCCCGATGTGTACGCGGCCCACGGCGGAGCCTTCCCGATCACGGTGACAGGCGCAGGCGTAATCGGCACGGTCGTGGTCTCGGGCCTCCCCCAACTGGAGGACCACGCAATGGTGGTGGAGGCACTGGAACGCTTCTCGACGACCGCGTAG
- a CDS encoding Gfo/Idh/MocA family protein produces the protein MTGTGNGTPVGEGPVREGPFRVGLVGYGLAGSVFHAPLIAATEGLILDTVVTSNADRQQQARDEFPDVRIASAPDELWARADELDLIVIASPNKTHVPIATAALKAGLPVVVDKPIAGTAADARELAALAEERGLLLSVFQNRRWDNDFLTLRKLIAEGGLGDVYRFESRFERWRPELKGGWRESGDPAEVGGLLFDLGSHVVDQALVLFGPAAAVYAESDVRRAGAEADDDTFIAITHTNGVRSHLYVSATTAQLGPRFRTLGSKAGYVKYGLDPQEAALRDGERPVVGKEKEWGVEPEELWGRVGSGESPLTSGGTPVPTLPGAYPAYYAAVAGALSGTGENPVTALEAAAALDVLEGARRSARENVTVTL, from the coding sequence ATGACTGGTACAGGCAATGGCACCCCCGTCGGCGAAGGCCCCGTCCGCGAGGGCCCCTTCCGCGTGGGCCTCGTCGGCTACGGCCTCGCGGGCTCCGTCTTCCACGCCCCGCTGATCGCCGCGACCGAGGGACTCATCCTCGACACGGTGGTCACGTCGAACGCGGACCGGCAGCAGCAGGCGAGGGACGAGTTCCCGGACGTACGGATCGCGTCGGCCCCCGACGAGCTCTGGGCGCGCGCCGACGAGCTGGACCTGATCGTCATCGCGTCCCCCAACAAGACGCACGTCCCGATCGCCACGGCCGCCCTCAAGGCGGGCCTGCCGGTCGTCGTCGACAAGCCGATCGCGGGCACGGCGGCGGACGCCCGCGAGCTCGCCGCCCTCGCCGAGGAGCGCGGGCTGCTGCTCTCCGTCTTCCAGAACCGCCGCTGGGACAACGACTTCCTGACCCTGCGGAAGCTGATCGCCGAGGGCGGCCTCGGTGACGTCTACCGCTTCGAGTCCCGCTTCGAGCGCTGGCGCCCCGAACTCAAGGGCGGCTGGCGCGAGTCCGGCGACCCGGCAGAGGTCGGAGGTCTGCTGTTCGACCTCGGCAGCCACGTGGTCGACCAGGCGCTGGTCCTCTTCGGCCCGGCGGCCGCGGTGTACGCGGAGTCGGACGTCCGCCGCGCGGGTGCGGAGGCCGACGACGACACGTTCATCGCGATCACGCACACGAACGGCGTCCGCTCCCACCTCTACGTCTCCGCGACGACCGCCCAACTCGGCCCGCGTTTCCGCACGCTGGGCTCGAAGGCTGGCTACGTGAAGTACGGCCTCGACCCCCAGGAGGCCGCCCTGCGCGACGGCGAGCGCCCGGTCGTGGGCAAGGAGAAGGAGTGGGGCGTCGAGCCCGAGGAGCTGTGGGGCCGCGTCGGCTCCGGAGAGTCCCCGCTGACCAGCGGCGGAACCCCGGTCCCGACCCTGCCCGGCGCGTACCCCGCGTACTACGCGGCCGTCGCCGGGGCCCTGAGCGGCACCGGCGAGAACCCGGTCACCGCGCTGGAGGCCGCCGCCGCCCTGGACGTCCTGGAAGGCGCGCGCCGCTCGGCCCGCGAGAACGTGACGGTGACCCTGTGA
- a CDS encoding ROK family transcriptional regulator, producing the protein MAGIGAGSGAARVGGGVNLLALRSHNAALLLDLLRRAGRTGMSRLELAERTGLTPQAVSKITARLREDGLVTDAGRQASTGGKPRTVLRLVPEAGHAVGLHLDRDELRVVLVDLTGAVVGERCAPLDLGAGADAVLDVVVAEFGEVVAELGPGGVSGVGAGSTVLGVGVAMPGPLDHTHGVLHRVTGFPEWDGFPLRDALARRLGVPVVLDKDTNAAALGLAVGGEAGAFAYLHLGTGLGAGLVLGGAVHRGSRTGAGEFGHQVIQLDGPPCSCGNRGCVEALCLAAVARGDVDEAARVLGEGAANLVGLLDIDLVLLGGRTVAAESVRFVRGVGAVLDARARREGVGSPVPVRVASGGGRVAEGAAQLLLVPLFGRAEG; encoded by the coding sequence GTGGCTGGTATCGGGGCTGGTTCCGGAGCGGCCCGGGTGGGCGGCGGGGTGAACCTGCTCGCGCTGCGCAGCCACAACGCCGCGCTGCTGCTCGATCTGCTGCGGCGCGCCGGGCGTACGGGGATGAGCCGCCTCGAACTCGCGGAACGTACAGGGCTGACGCCTCAGGCCGTCAGCAAGATCACCGCCCGCCTCCGGGAGGACGGGCTGGTGACCGACGCCGGCCGACAGGCCTCCACGGGTGGCAAGCCACGCACGGTGCTGCGGCTGGTGCCGGAGGCCGGACATGCGGTGGGGCTGCACCTCGACCGGGACGAGCTGCGGGTCGTGCTCGTCGATCTCACGGGGGCGGTCGTGGGGGAGCGGTGCGCTCCGCTGGATCTGGGGGCCGGGGCGGACGCCGTGCTGGATGTGGTCGTGGCGGAGTTCGGGGAGGTGGTGGCGGAGCTGGGGCCTGGGGGTGTGTCCGGTGTCGGCGCCGGGTCCACCGTTCTCGGGGTCGGTGTCGCCATGCCCGGGCCCCTCGATCACACGCACGGTGTGCTGCACCGGGTGACCGGGTTTCCCGAGTGGGACGGGTTCCCCCTGCGCGATGCGCTGGCGCGGCGGCTCGGTGTGCCGGTCGTCCTGGACAAGGACACGAACGCCGCGGCGCTCGGACTCGCGGTCGGGGGTGAGGCGGGGGCCTTCGCGTATCTGCATCTCGGTACGGGGCTGGGGGCCGGGCTCGTCCTCGGTGGGGCCGTGCATCGCGGGTCCCGTACCGGGGCGGGTGAGTTCGGGCACCAGGTCATCCAGCTGGACGGGCCGCCCTGCTCCTGCGGCAACCGGGGGTGCGTCGAGGCGTTGTGCCTCGCGGCGGTGGCCCGGGGGGACGTGGACGAGGCGGCGCGTGTTCTCGGCGAAGGGGCCGCGAACCTTGTGGGGCTGCTGGACATCGACCTTGTGCTGCTGGGTGGGCGCACGGTTGCCGCGGAGTCCGTGCGGTTCGTGAGGGGGGTCGGGGCGGTGCTCGATGCTCGGGCTCGGCGGGAGGGGGTGGGGAGTCCTGTGCCCGTACGGGTTGCCTCCGGCGGGGGGCGGGTGGCTGAGGGGGCTGCTCAGTTGTTGTTGGTGCCGTTGTTCGGGCGGGCGGAAGGGTGA
- a CDS encoding HAD-IIA family hydrolase encodes MAERKPIESWLTDMDGVLIHEGVPIPGADAFIKKLRESGKPFLVLTNNSIYTARDLHARLRRMGLDVPVENIWTSALATAQFLEDQRPEGSAYVIGEAGLTTALHDIGYVLTDHDPDYVVLGETRTYSFEAMTKAVRLINDGARFIATNPDETGPSAEGALPATGAVAALITKATGKKPYFAGKPNPLMMRTGLNTIGAHSETSAMIGDRMDTDVLAGLEAGMETFLVLTGLTTAAEIEKYPYRPSTIVDSIADLVDRV; translated from the coding sequence ATGGCAGAGCGCAAGCCCATCGAATCGTGGCTCACGGACATGGACGGGGTGCTGATCCACGAGGGCGTGCCGATCCCCGGCGCCGACGCCTTCATAAAGAAGCTCAGGGAGTCCGGGAAGCCCTTCCTGGTGCTCACCAACAACTCCATCTACACGGCCCGCGATCTGCACGCCCGGCTGCGGCGGATGGGACTGGACGTGCCCGTCGAGAACATCTGGACGTCCGCCCTCGCCACCGCCCAGTTCCTGGAGGACCAGCGCCCCGAGGGCTCCGCGTACGTCATCGGCGAGGCGGGTCTGACCACCGCGCTGCACGACATCGGGTACGTGCTGACCGACCACGACCCCGACTACGTGGTCCTCGGCGAGACCCGTACGTACTCCTTCGAGGCCATGACCAAGGCCGTGCGGCTGATCAACGACGGCGCCCGGTTCATCGCCACGAACCCCGACGAGACCGGCCCGTCCGCCGAGGGCGCGCTGCCCGCCACCGGAGCCGTGGCCGCGCTGATCACCAAGGCGACCGGCAAGAAGCCGTACTTCGCGGGCAAGCCGAACCCGCTGATGATGCGTACGGGGCTCAACACCATCGGGGCGCACTCCGAGACCAGCGCCATGATCGGCGACCGGATGGACACGGACGTCCTGGCCGGCCTGGAGGCGGGTATGGAGACCTTCCTCGTCCTCACCGGTCTCACCACGGCCGCGGAGATCGAGAAGTACCCCTACCGCCCGTCCACGATCGTCGACTCCATCGCGGACCTCGTCGACCGCGTCTGA
- a CDS encoding class F sortase, with protein sequence MSDREHTSGGGRLLMGVAWALLLLGLWLWGREVTDVRQGISAPTTGDVAAVGRPLGVELPPAAEPLGDARPQRVDIPALGVQAPVVTRGLDPRGAIDPPPYGQPGTVGWYGDGARPGAAGTALLVGHVDTETRPAVFYHLSEVRPGETVRVIRDDGRVAEFTVEDVQVFARDRFDAQKVYGTRQTGRAELRLITCGGTFDRTSRTYTANVVVSAYLSGTGL encoded by the coding sequence ATGTCCGACCGGGAACACACTTCCGGCGGCGGCCGTCTGCTCATGGGCGTGGCCTGGGCGCTGCTGCTCCTCGGGCTGTGGCTGTGGGGCCGCGAGGTGACCGACGTGCGCCAGGGCATATCCGCGCCGACCACGGGTGACGTGGCGGCCGTCGGACGGCCGCTCGGTGTCGAACTGCCGCCCGCGGCCGAGCCGTTGGGGGACGCGAGGCCCCAGCGCGTGGACATCCCCGCGCTGGGCGTACAGGCGCCCGTGGTGACCCGTGGGCTCGACCCCCGCGGGGCGATCGACCCGCCGCCCTACGGACAGCCGGGGACCGTCGGCTGGTACGGGGACGGGGCGCGGCCCGGGGCGGCCGGGACCGCGCTGCTCGTCGGGCACGTGGACACCGAGACCCGGCCCGCGGTCTTCTACCACCTCAGCGAGGTACGGCCGGGCGAGACGGTCCGGGTGATCCGCGACGACGGCAGGGTCGCCGAGTTCACCGTCGAGGACGTCCAGGTCTTCGCCCGCGACCGCTTCGATGCTCAGAAGGTGTACGGGACACGGCAGACCGGCCGCGCCGAACTGCGCCTGATCACCTGCGGCGGCACCTTCGACCGGACCAGCCGCACCTACACGGCGAACGTGGTCGTCTCCGCGTACCTCAGCGGCACCGGTCTGTGA